A genomic segment from Melospiza georgiana isolate bMelGeo1 chromosome 17, bMelGeo1.pri, whole genome shotgun sequence encodes:
- the TUBB1 gene encoding tubulin beta-1 chain, which produces MEPFWEVLGEEHGIDITGNYRGDSPLQLERINVYFNEAYSHKYVPRSILVDLEPGTMDSVRSSRIGPLFRPDNFIHGNSGAGNNWAKGHYTEGAELIENVMDVVRNECESCDCLQGFQLIHSLGGGTGSGMGTLLINKIREEYPDRIMNTFSVVPSPKVSDTVVEPYNAILSIHQLIENTDETFCIDNEALYDICFRTLKLTNPTYGDLNHLVSLTMSGVTTSLRFPGQLNADLRKLAVNMVPFPRLHFFMPGFAPLTARGSQQYRALTVPELTQQMFDARNMMAACDPRRGRYLTVACIFRGRMSTKEVDEQLLSVQTKNSSYFVEWIPNNVKVAVCDIPPRGLKMAATFIGNNTAIQELFIRVSEQFSAMFRRKAFLHWYTGEGMDEMEFSEAEGNTNDLVSEYQQYQDATADVEEFEEVEVEAEAKPEKEAE; this is translated from the exons TTCTGGGAGGTGCTTGgtgaggaacatggcattgacATCACTGGGAACTACCGTGGGGATTCACCACTGCAGCTGGAGCGAATTAACGTGTACTTCAATGAGGCTTATT CCCATAAGTACGTGCCCCGTTCCATCCTGGTGGACCTGGAGCCTGGGACGATGGACAGCGTCCGCTCCAGCAGAATCGGGCCCCTCTTTCGGCCTGACAACTTCATCCATG GTAATTCAGGTGCAGGCAACAACTGGGCCAAGGGCCATTACACAGAAGGTGCTGAACTGATTGAAAACGTCATGGATGTGGTCAGGAACGAGTGTGAGAGCTGTGACTGCCTTCAGGGGTTCCAGCTCATCCATTCCCTTGGTGGTGGCACGGGCTCAGGCATGGGGACGCTCCTCATCAACAAGATCAGAGAGGAATATCCCGACAGGATCATGAACACCTTCAGCGTCGTGCCCTCCCCCAAGGTGTCGGACACGGTGGTGGAGCCGTACAACGCCATCCTCTCCATCCACCAGCTGATAGAGAACACCGATGAAACCTTCTGCATTGACAACGAGGCTCTCTATGATATTTGCTTCAGGACATTGAAGCTCACCAATCCCACCTACGGGGACCTCAACCACTTGGTGTCCCTCACCATGAGCGGCGTCACCACCTCGCTGCGCTTCCCCGGCCAGCTGAACGCGGATCTGCGCAAGCTGGCGGTGAACATGGTGCCCTTTCCTCGCCTGCACTTCTTCATGCCCGGCTTTGCCCCGCTGACAGCTCGGGGCAGCCAGCAGTACCGGGCCCTGACGGTGCCAGAGCTCACCCAGCAGATGTTCGACGCCCGGAACATGATGGCAGCGTGCGACCCCCGCCGCGGGCGCTACCTCACCGTGGCCTGCATCTTCAGGGGCAGAATGTCCACCAAGGAAGTGGACgagcagctgctctctgtcCAGACCAAGAACAGCTCCTACTTTGTAGAGTGGATCCCTAACAACGTGAAGGTGGCTGTGTGTGACATCCCGCCGCGAGGGCTGAAGATGGCAGCCACGTTTATTGGCAATAACACGGCCATCCAGGAGCTCTTCATCAGGGTGTCCGAGCAGTTCTCGGCCATGTTCAGGAGGAAAGCCTTTCTCCACTGGTACACGGGGGAAGGCATGGATGAGATGGAGTTTTCTGAAGCAGAAGGTAACACCAATGACCTCGTGTCCGAGTACCAGCAGTACCAGGATGCCACTGCAGATGTGGAAGAATTTGAAGAGGTAGAAGTGGAAGCAGAAGCCAAGCCAGAAAAGGAAGCAGAGTAA
- the ATP5F1E gene encoding ATP synthase subunit epsilon, mitochondrial — translation MVAYWRQAGLSYIRYSQICAQAVRAAMKPQYKAEAERAAVATVKTVKPKKE, via the exons ATGGTGGCGTACTGGCGACAGGCCGGGCTCAG CTACATCCGCTACTCGCAGATCTGCGCCCAGGCCGTGCGGGCCGCCATGAAGCCGCAGTACAAAGCGGAGGCGGAGAGGGCAGCGGTGGCCACGGTGAAAACGGTGAAGCCCAAAAAGGAGTGA
- the LOC131090880 gene encoding uncharacterized protein DDB_G0271670-like, protein MAYPGRERSVISSTYLDLLGLTFLASLDPSSAKTLASLELFKIPFSDSLDLSSLSSSSSVEFSSLTSSSSLDLSSLTSSFSSDFSSTSSSISLELSSLTSSDSWERSSFSSSVSLDLSSVTSSGSPDQSGDSSSISLDLSSVTSLSTDFSSPTSSLSLDLSSLTSSSSTDVSSHSSSASLDFSCTIPPSSPGVSEYSSSTSSESLDLTDLNYFMFQRSSGLSSSAPEDVPNLISAPFLDVSSLTFQDASPLSPSVSLDMSNLASLVPPDLSTLTFLDVANRAAAASLDLCI, encoded by the exons atGGCTTACCCAGGCAGAGAAAGGAG TGTCATCTCTTCAACCTACCTGGACCTACTTGGTCTCACTTTTTTGGCCTCCCTGGACCCCTCCAGTGCCAAGACTTTAGCCTCCTTGGAACTCTTTAAAATCCCCTTTTCAGATTCATTGGATTTATCCAGTCTGAGCTCTTCATCCTCTGTGGAATTCTCCAGTCTCACTTCTTCATCCTCTCTGGACCTTTCAAGTCTCACATCTTCATTCTCCTCAGACTTCTCCAGTACCTCCTCTTCAATCTCCTTAGAGCTCTCCAGTCTCACCTCTTCAGACTCCTGGGAGCGCTCCAGTTTCTCCTCTTCAGTTTCACTGGACCTATCAAGTGTCACTTCATCAGGCTCTCCGGATCAGTCTGGTGACAGCTCCTCAATCTCTTTAGATCTCTCAAGTGTCACCTCTCTATCCACAGATTTCTCCAGCCCTACTTCTTCACTCTCCCTAGACCTCTCCAGTCTCACTTCTTCGTCCTCCACAGATGTTTCCAGTCacagctcctcagcttcccTGGACTTTTCCTGTACAATCCCTCCATCCTCACCAGGTGTGTCTGAGTACAGCTCCTCCACCTCGTCAGAATCTCTAGACCTGACCGATTTGAACTATTTCATGTTTCAGCGCTCCTCTGGATTATCTTCATCAGCTCCTGAGGATGTTCCCAACCTCATCTCTGCCCCTTTCCTGGATGTCTCCAGCCTCACCTTTCAGGATGCTTCTCCCCTCAGTCCCTCAGTTTCTCTGGACATGTCTAACCTGGCGTCCTTAGTTCCCCCAGACCTGTCCACGCTGACATTCCTGGATGTTGCTAATCGCGCTGCAGCGGCGTCTCTGGATCTGTGCATCTGA
- the PRELID3B gene encoding PRELI domain containing protein 3B isoform X1 → MKIWTSEHVFDHPWETVMTAAMRKYPNPMNPSVVGVDVLARHVDPSGKLHSHRLLSTEWGIPAIVKSLIGTCRTRTYVQEHSVVDPVKKTMELKSCNISFTNLVSVDERLVYKPHPQEPHKTILTQEAIISVKGVSLSSYLEGLMANTISSNAKKGREALEWVIKRLNAEIEELAASARGTMRNSMAAAAFVEK, encoded by the exons ATGAAGATCTGGACCTCGGAGCACGTGTTCGA TCACCCCTGGGAAACTGTGATGACAGCCGCCATGAGGAAATACCCCAACCCCATGAACCCCAGCGTGGTGGGAGTGGATGTCCTGGCCAGGCACGTGGATCCCAGCGGGAAGCTGCACAGCCACCGGCTCCTGAGCACCGAGTGGGGAATCCCGGCCATTGTGAAATCG CTCATTGGCACCTGCAGGACAAGGACATATGTGCAAGAGCATTCTGTTGTTGACCCTGTGAAAAAAACAATGGAGCTTAAATCCTGTAAT ATTTCATTCACAAACCTCGTGTCAGTAGATGAGAGGCTTGTCTATAAACCACACCCTCAGGAACCACACAA AACCATTCTGACACAAGAAGCAATAATATCTGTAAAAGGTGTCAGTCTCAGCAGTTACCTAGAAGGGCTAATGGCAAACACAATTTCTTCCAATGCTAAAAAG GGCCGTGAAGCATTGGAATGGGTCATTAAAAGACTGAATGCTGAAATTGAAGAGTTGGCAGCTTCAGCACGAGGAACCATGAGGAattccatggcagcagcagcatttgtaGAGAAATGA
- the PRELID3B gene encoding PRELI domain containing protein 3B isoform X2 → MTAAMRKYPNPMNPSVVGVDVLARHVDPSGKLHSHRLLSTEWGIPAIVKSLIGTCRTRTYVQEHSVVDPVKKTMELKSCNISFTNLVSVDERLVYKPHPQEPHKTILTQEAIISVKGVSLSSYLEGLMANTISSNAKKGREALEWVIKRLNAEIEELAASARGTMRNSMAAAAFVEK, encoded by the exons ATGACAGCCGCCATGAGGAAATACCCCAACCCCATGAACCCCAGCGTGGTGGGAGTGGATGTCCTGGCCAGGCACGTGGATCCCAGCGGGAAGCTGCACAGCCACCGGCTCCTGAGCACCGAGTGGGGAATCCCGGCCATTGTGAAATCG CTCATTGGCACCTGCAGGACAAGGACATATGTGCAAGAGCATTCTGTTGTTGACCCTGTGAAAAAAACAATGGAGCTTAAATCCTGTAAT ATTTCATTCACAAACCTCGTGTCAGTAGATGAGAGGCTTGTCTATAAACCACACCCTCAGGAACCACACAA AACCATTCTGACACAAGAAGCAATAATATCTGTAAAAGGTGTCAGTCTCAGCAGTTACCTAGAAGGGCTAATGGCAAACACAATTTCTTCCAATGCTAAAAAG GGCCGTGAAGCATTGGAATGGGTCATTAAAAGACTGAATGCTGAAATTGAAGAGTTGGCAGCTTCAGCACGAGGAACCATGAGGAattccatggcagcagcagcatttgtaGAGAAATGA